DNA from Rhodobacteraceae bacterium M382:
TTTTTGAGCTTACTCACTTCGCGAGACAGCTTGCGCACTTCACGGGCCTGAGACCCGGCTTCGCGGCGATGTTTGTGTTCACGGAACCATTCCCAGATGAATCCAACAATCAACCCGACAACAATCCCGCCCAAAACAACCACGAACAACGGCAGCGTGATCCCGAGATTGAAACCCAGCAATTCCGCGACAGCATCAGGCATCAGCTTCAGCTCGACCATGGCACGATTGGCCAGCGACACCGAGATCAGAATAATTCCCAGCGTGGCGAGAAAGGCATAGCGAATATAGCGCATTTTTTCGTTCTACTTTCCGTTTAGTCGGTCCCGCAGCAGCTTGCCGGTCTTAAAGAACGGCACGTGCTTTTCCTCTACATGAACCGTTTCGCCGGTTCTTGGATTGCGACCAATGCGCGCGTCCCGTTGTTTGACCGAAAATGCGCCGAACCCACGCAATTCGACCCGATCACCCCGGGCCATTGCATCAGTCACTTCTTCGAAGACCGTATTCACGATACGTTCGACATCGCGTTGAAACAGATGCGGATTCTCGTCTGCGATCTTTTGGATCAATTCGGATCGAATCATTTTCGTGTTCCCTCCCCAGAGACCTGGCGGCATTGCGCCCATTTTCTGAACTATAGGAAGAATTTGACGATCCCGAAACAGCGAGTATGCGCTAGAACCCGCAAATTTCCCCTCTCCGGCATGTTTCTGCCGTCCAGGTCACCAACTGCGCGTCATTTCCCGCCCCCACTCACTCGAATTGGATTGGCGCAATAACCTATTGATTCGGTTCACTTCACTCCCGGCACCCGATCCACATCGCCCCGCACAACCAAAAACGGCCCCGCAAATATGCGAGGCCGCCTTTGAATTCTTGTGAGTCAGAAGACTGGATCAGTCGCCGGTTTTCAGCGCTGCACCCAGGATGTCGCCCAGCGACGCACCGGAGTCCGACGAACCGTACTGTTCCACGGCTTCTTTCTCTTCGGCGATCTCGCGTGCTTTGATCGACAGGCCCAGACGACGGGTCTTGCCGTCGACATTGGTGACGCGCACGTCGACCTTGTCGCCAACGCTGAACCGCTCAGGGCGCTGTTCGGCACGATCGCGCGACAGGTCCGAACGACGGATGAAGGATTTCATGCCTTCATACTCGACTTCGATGCCACCGTCTTCGATTGCGGTCACGTTCACGGTCACGATCGACCCACGCTTCACGCCACCAACGGCTTCGGCGAACTTGTCACCACCAACGGCTTTGATCGACAGCGAGATGCGCTCTTTGTCCACATCCACTTCGGAGACAACGGCCGAGACCATGTCGCCTTTGCGGTAGTTCTGGATCGCGTCTTCGCCACGTTCGTCCCACGACAGGTCGGACAGGTGAACCATGCCGTCGATGTCGCCGTCGAGTCCAACAAACAGACCGAATTCGGTGATGTTCTTGACTTCGCCTTCGACCTGAGTGCCCTCGGGGTGTGTTTCTGCAAACACTTCCCATGGGTTGCGCATGGTCTGCTTCAGACCCAGGGAAACGCGACGCTTGGAACCGTCGATTTCCAGAACCATAACGTCGACTTCCTGGCTGGTCGAAACGATCTTGCCGGGGTGAACGTTCTTTTTGGTCCAGGACATTTCGGACACGTGAACCAGACCTTCAACGCCGGGCTCGAGCTCAACAAATGCACCGTAATCGGTGATGTTGGTCACGCGACCTTTGTGCACCGATTCCAGCGGGTACTTGGCGCCAACCAGATCCCATGGATCTTCCTGCAGCTGCTTCATGCCCAAGGAGATACGGTGGGTCTCTTTGTTGATCTTGATGACCTGAACCTTGACGGTTTCGCCGATCGCCAGGATCTCGGATGGGTGGTTCACACGGCGCCATGCCATGTCGGTGACGTGCAACAGACCATCAACGCCGCCCAGGTCAACAAACGCACCGTATTCAGTGATGTTCTTGACCACACCATCGACGGCCTGACCTTCGGACAGGTTGCCAATGACTTCGGCGCGCTGTTCGGCGCGGCTTTCTTCCAGGATGGCACGACGCGATACAACGATGTTGCCACGGCGACGGTCCATTTTCAGGATCTGGAACGGCTGCTTCAGGCCCATCAGAGGGCCAGCGTCGCGCACGGGGCGCACATCAACCTGTGAGCCGGGCAGGAACGCAACTGCGCCACCCAGATCAACGGTGAAGCCACCTTTGACACGGCCAAAGATCGCGCCTTCGACGCGCTGGTCGTCGGCATATGCTTTTTCCAGGCGGTCCCAGGCTTCTTCACGGCGGGCCATCTCGCGCGAGATGACGGCTTCGCCGCGGGCGTTTTCAGCCGCGCGCAGGTACACTTCGACCTCATCGCCAACAGCGATTTCAGGTGCTTCACCGGGATTAGCGAATTCTTTCAGATCAACGCGGCCTTCCATTTTATAGCCGACGTCGATGATGGCCTGGCCCGCTTCAATCGCGAGAACCTTGCCTTTGACAACAGACCCCTCTTCGGGTGTGTCCATTTCGAAGCTTTCTTGCAGGAGGGCTTCGAATTCCTCCATAGTTGTATCAGCCATCTGGCGTTCATTTCCTTTTTTAGTCATTTAACTGGCCGTGCGGTTGTCTCCGCCGGTCTTGTTTGACGTCCCACATAGACAGCGGAACAGGTTGGTCAGACGACCTGATATCGTGCCGCAAAACAAAGAGGGCCGGTGGTCCGACCCTGCTCGTCTCTTTATTTTATGGCTCAAATCGCCTTGTCGACCGGGGCTCTATAGCGATTCCACCCCACATTCGCAAGGGAAAAGCCACACGCCGGGCGTCGCGGCCAGACCATGGTTGGCGAGGATAAGGAACCGGACTGTTGTGGTTCGAAAACGGGAACGAGTCAGACCATGACAGAACCGGAGGCAGTAAATTTCACGATGGCGGATCAAAGACAGTGGGCTTCATGCCGGTCTGGGGGCGTGAAAGTCTGCTCACGACGTCGGCCAGGCCCTTCAGTTGCTTGGCCTTGCCAACGATCCGCAGGAACAAGATGACCGGGCCGGAGATCCCAGAACGGATCTGGCCATCGTCGCTATTCCATCAGAAAGGGAGACACGACTACGTGCGATTTGTAATCCCGATGCGGTCAAGGCCCATACCTGCTCCGACCAAGAACACCGGGTCGCCAAATTGGGAGGCGTGGACACCAGTCGAACTGCGTGCGTGTTCACCGATACACCAACATCCTCCGAACCAGACCAGTTGTGCAAAAGCCCGCCTTTGCGAAAAACATCACCCCAGTGTGCCAAAAGTTTTAGGAAAAACTTTTGGCAATTTTCTTTTCAAGAAAATTGCACCGCAACATGTGCAAGCGGGGCGCAGATCAAATTTCCTCGCCCCGTTCCAACAAGTCTTCGATAAGCTGCCGCTGCAGATCATTGCTGTCACCGCCGCCAAATTGGACACCGCCGCCTGAATACAAGGTCCCATATGTCTTGGCCACATTCACGGCCTGCCCCAGCCCCAAGATGAGTTCATTCTTCTCCAACGGCGACAACGGGTGGATGAAGACAGCCCACAAGGTTCCATTTGCCACCGCATATCGTGCATCCAGCGCGCTATCAAAATTGGCTTGCATCATTCGCATCAATTCCTGTGCGCTGATACCGGCTGCATCGCGTATGGGAACCATGGCCCGCATCCGATCTGCCCGTGTATCGGTGACAACCAGCACACCGACATCCGCAATGGTCAAGCGAAACCCAGTTCCCTGCGGTTGCGCTTCGGGATCAAGCGCAAAAATAATCTTGCCCAATCGCTCATAGCTCATCGGTGGCTCTGGCGCTTCCTGCGCCGAGGCCGCGCCGACCAAGGCCGCCAAAATGACACTCAACAGGCTCAACAATACACGGGGCATATGTGATCTCCTCTTCACCCCGACCAGCCTAATTGACCTGTGGCATCCGCGCGATGCACAGATCGGTGAACATCAAGTGACCCATTTGGCGGTCGGGAGAAGACCGGTTGGAGCGATCAAGAGGTCGGCATCTGCTGTTCAATGGCATCCAGCGCCACACGCAGTGCACCTGGAATGTCCAACGTGCTGGTATCCAGAATCACAGCATCTTTGGCAGGCTTCAATGGAGCTTCGGCGCGGTTCATATCACGATCGTCTCGGGCACGCACATCCGCCAGAACATCTTCGAACGACGTGACCAGCCCCTTGTCGCTCAACTCCAGAAAGCGTCGGCGGGCGCGCACGTCTGCGCTGGCCGTCACGAACAATTTGACCTCGGCATTCGGGCAAATCACCGTCCCGATATCACGCCCGTCCAGAACAGCCCCCCCCGCGCGTCGCGCAAATGCGCGCTGAAAATCGACCAAGGCGGCCCGCACTTCGGGCAAAACCGCTACCTTGCTCGCCGCCTGGGCAACATCTGGGGAACGCAAAGTATCACCGACCAGGTCGTCGGCCACCAAAGCCTGCGCCGCCTCGATTGCCGCAACACCTTGCAGGGTTTTGGCCCCCACAGCACGGTACAGCAAACCTGTGTCCAGATAAGCAAACCCAAGCCTGTCGGCAATCGCCCTGGACAGGGTTCCCTTTCCAGCAGCAGCCGGACCGTCGATGGCAATCGTGAACCTCATGTTTGAGTGTCCAGATTGGCACCCAGAGCAGTCATCAACGGCGTGAAAATCGGGAAGGAAGTCGCAATCGGACTGCCATCATCTACGGTCACGGGGTTTTGCGCGGCCATCCCCAGAACCATGAAGGACATGGCAATACGGTGATCCAGATGGCTTTCGCAGATCGCGCCACCGGGAACACCTTCTGGACCCAATCCCGTGACGGCCCACCAGTCTTCCCCCTCATCAACAGTCACGCCACAGGCCCGCAGACCCACGGCCATCGCGTCAATGCGATCGGATTCCTTGACCCGCAGCTCCTTGACCCCGTCCATCATGGTCTGCCCGCTTGCATGGGCGGCAACGACGGACAAAACCGGATATTCGTCGATCATGGATGCAGCCCGCTCAGGTGGCACCACAAAACCCTTCATATTGGGCGAATAGCGGGCCCGAAGATCCGCCACTGGTTCACCCCCTTCTATGCGTTCGTTTTCATAGGTCAGGTCAGCCCCCATATCCCGCAGTGTGGTGAACAGACCGGCGCGTGTCGGGTTCAGTCCGATTCCAGGTACCAGAACATCTGAACCCGGCACGATCAGGGCTGCACATACAGGAAACGCTGCGCTGGACGGATCACGTGGCACTTCGATGACCTGAGGCTTTAATTCAGGGCGCCCGGTCAGGGTGATAACTCGACCCTCGTCAGTGTCCTCGACCGTAATTTCCGCCCCAAAGCCAGCCAGCATACGCTCGGAATGATCGCGGGTGGCTTCCTGTTCGACAACCACGGTCTTGCCCGGTGCGTTGAGGCCAGCCAATAATACCGCTGATTTCACCTGAGCCGAAGGAACCGGAACCTCATAGCGTACTGGCACGGGGTCCGCTGCGCCGACGATGGTCATCGGCAATCGACCACCGGACCGCCCGACAGATTGGGCACCGAACAGAGCCAACGGATCCGTGACCCGCGCCATAGGGCGTTTGTTCAGGCTCGCATCACCGGTAAAGGTCACCGAAATCGGACAGGTTGCCATCGCGCCCATGATCAGCCGGACCCCCGTTCCGGAATTGCCGCAATCAATGACATTGTCTGGTTCTGCAAACCCACCGACACCGACGCCATGTACCGACCAGTGGCCGTCCCCATGATTGGTGACTTTGGCGCCAAATGCCTGCATGGCCTTGGCCGTATCCAGAACGTCTTCTCCCTCCAACAACCCTGATATCCGGGTCTCACCAACCGCCATGGCCCCCAAGATGAGCGACCGATGCGAGATTGATTTGTCTCCGGGCACATCGGCAATACCGCTCAAAGGGCCGCAACTGTGCGAAGTCATCGGGGTGGGGGTGGCAGAACCGGACATGGGCATCCTTTGTCATTCGGGCGGTGTCATTCGGGTGGCACCAATTGGACGTTTGCGCTATCGGATTAGCGAATTGGCTGGCTGGGGTCCAGCGCTTACCGCCAAAATCCAGCGACTATCCCAACCGGCGGAAGGTCAAATAGTGAGGCGTGCGCCCCTCTCGCAAGGCCTTTTGTTCATAGCGCGTCGAAATCCAGTCCGGCCATGCGTCACGCCAATCTGTTGGCCGCTCGGCCAACCATTCAAACCCGGCCTTGGGCACTTCCTCCAGCGTCTGGCGGACATAGTCGGGAATATCGGTCGCTACGCGGAAAATGGCACCGGGCTTTAGGCAACGGGCCAAAGGCTCCAGATGTTCCTGGGTTACAAACCGACGGCGGTGATGGCGCTTTTTCGGCCAGGGGTCCGGGTACAACAAAAAGGCCCGCGAAATCGACTCCTCGGGCAGCACGTCCATCAGGTCGCGCGCATCCCCTGGATGAATGGCGATATTGTCACCCCCCGCTTGACGGATCTTGCCCAACAGCATTGCCACGCCGTTGATATAGGGTTCGGCCCCGATAATCCCGACATCCGGGTTTTCTGCCGCCTGATGAACCAGATGTTCGCCGCCGCCAAAACCGATTTCGAGCCAAACATCACGCCCACCAAACAAACCATCGAGATCCAGGTTTGTACGATCCGGGTTTTCGTCCCAGCCCACAGCACCAGGACTCAGATCGCTCAGATCTTCTTCCAGATAGCGTTGCTGGCTTTGCTTCAGTGTCTTGCCCTTGAACCGGCCATAAAAATTCCGCCAAGGTGCGCCAGACGTGTGCTTGCCGGTGCTGTCGGTGTCATCTGTCATGTTTTCAGGCCTTTCGGGTCGATCACGTGCTGCGCGTCCGTGTGCCGCAACCGCTCTCCGGGGTCAATCCCGCAGCACTCCGGCATTGGTCAGTTCCAACCGGCTGGGGTACCAGAAATCCGAATTCCGAATACCTTTGGTCCGGATCGCAAATTCGGGATCAACGCCGCGTTCGATCATATAGGTCAGATCCTCGAACACTTCGGTCTGCGTATCTGCATAGACCCACGCGGCAAAATCAAACGGAGTTTCCCACCCCTCACTCTCGCGCCATTCGCCATAATATTCCGCGATTGCCGCAGGCGGCCAGGCCGTCTGATGAAAGCCGATCTTGGAGCCGAGCATCATCTGCCGTTTCGCTCCGCCCAAAAAAATCGTGACACAGGAACTGAAACATTCTCCGGAAACAATGGTGTCCAACCCGAAATCAATGACGATCCGTGCCATTTCCATCGCAGCGTAGACACTGCCTCCTTCACTGTTGAGTTCGAGCACCGATATGTCAGGGTTGGCCCGCAGCAAGGTCAGGAGAGTATCAATGTCTTCATTGGCGACTTCATCATTGTCGCCCACAACGGCCAGATCCGAATTGTAGATCAGCGTATGTCCAGCCACCATGAACTTGCCGTTATTGAAATCCCTAGCCTGGGTATCCAGCGACCCGGCCAATGTCCCAACGAGCAAAGCAAAAAATGTCAAAAACAGATGCATCAGGGTTTCCAAGTCAGCTGTGGCGATTACATCTAACCCTGCGCCGGCGCGACTGTCCAACCTTCCACACCCAGAAGCAAAAAAGACGGGCCCAAGCCCGTCTTTTCCTGTACAATTCGAAATGGATCAGATGGATTTTTTTAGCGCATCCACCAGATCAGTCCGCTCCCAGCTGAAACCACCGTCGGCTTCGGGCTCACGTCCAAAATGGCCGTAGGCTGCGGTGCGCGCATAGATCGGGCGGTTCATGCCCAGCTTTTCACGAATCCCGCGCGGGGTCAGATCCATGACCTGATCAATGGCTTTTTCGATATCGGCCGGTGCGACATCACCGGTGCCATGCGTGTCAGCATAGATCGACAACGGTTTGGACACACCAATCGCATAGCTCAGCTGGATAGTGCAGCGTTCCGCCATACCCGCGGCAACCACGTTCTTGGCCAGGTAACGCGCAGCATAAGCCGCCGAACGGTCCACCTTGGTCGGGTCTTTGCCTGAAAACGCACCGCCGCCATGCGGGGCGGCACCACCATAGGTATCGACGATGATCTTGCGGCCGGTCAGGCCAGCGTCGCCATCAGGCCCGCCAATCACGAATTTACCAGTCGGGTTCACGTGCCATGCAGTGCCGTCAGTCAACCAGCCTTCCGGCAGAACTTCGTGGATATAGGGTTCAACGATCGCGCGAATGTCGCTGCTGGTCAGCGACGCATCCAGATGCTGTGTCGACAAAACCACCGAACTGACACCAACCGGCTTGCCATCTTCGTAGATCACCGACAACTGCGATTTTGCATCCGGCCCCAATGCGGGCTCGGTTCCATTTTTGCGCACTTCGGCCAGACGACGCAGGATCGCGTGGCTGTACTGGATCGGTGCAGGCATCAATGCCGGAGTTTCGGTTGTGGCATACCCGAACATGATACCTTGGTCGCCTGCGCCCTCATCCTTGTCGCCCGAGGCATCGACGCCCTGAGCGATATGGGCGGATTGTT
Protein-coding regions in this window:
- the metK gene encoding methionine adenosyltransferase, whose translation is MARKNYTFTSESVSEGHPDKVCDRISDAVLDAFLAEEPEARVACETFATTNRVVIGGEVGLSDQDKLHEYMDKIEGITRACIKDIGYEQDKFHHETVEVTNLLHEQSAHIAQGVDASGDKDEGAGDQGIMFGYATTETPALMPAPIQYSHAILRRLAEVRKNGTEPALGPDAKSQLSVIYEDGKPVGVSSVVLSTQHLDASLTSSDIRAIVEPYIHEVLPEGWLTDGTAWHVNPTGKFVIGGPDGDAGLTGRKIIVDTYGGAAPHGGGAFSGKDPTKVDRSAAYAARYLAKNVVAAGMAERCTIQLSYAIGVSKPLSIYADTHGTGDVAPADIEKAIDQVMDLTPRGIREKLGMNRPIYARTAAYGHFGREPEADGGFSWERTDLVDALKKSI
- a CDS encoding tRNA (guanine(46)-N(7))-methyltransferase TrmB, which translates into the protein MTDDTDSTGKHTSGAPWRNFYGRFKGKTLKQSQQRYLEEDLSDLSPGAVGWDENPDRTNLDLDGLFGGRDVWLEIGFGGGEHLVHQAAENPDVGIIGAEPYINGVAMLLGKIRQAGGDNIAIHPGDARDLMDVLPEESISRAFLLYPDPWPKKRHHRRRFVTQEHLEPLARCLKPGAIFRVATDIPDYVRQTLEEVPKAGFEWLAERPTDWRDAWPDWISTRYEQKALREGRTPHYLTFRRLG
- the ihfB gene encoding integration host factor subunit beta → MIRSELIQKIADENPHLFQRDVERIVNTVFEEVTDAMARGDRVELRGFGAFSVKQRDARIGRNPRTGETVHVEEKHVPFFKTGKLLRDRLNGK
- a CDS encoding cytidylate kinase, with protein sequence MRFTIAIDGPAAAGKGTLSRAIADRLGFAYLDTGLLYRAVGAKTLQGVAAIEAAQALVADDLVGDTLRSPDVAQAASKVAVLPEVRAALVDFQRAFARRAGGAVLDGRDIGTVICPNAEVKLFVTASADVRARRRFLELSDKGLVTSFEDVLADVRARDDRDMNRAEAPLKPAKDAVILDTSTLDIPGALRVALDAIEQQMPTS
- a CDS encoding lipopolysaccharide assembly protein LapA domain-containing protein encodes the protein MRYIRYAFLATLGIILISVSLANRAMVELKLMPDAVAELLGFNLGITLPLFVVVLGGIVVGLIVGFIWEWFREHKHRREAGSQAREVRKLSREVSKLKKQKNQGKDEVLAILDEAS
- the aroA gene encoding 3-phosphoshikimate 1-carboxyvinyltransferase, whose amino-acid sequence is MSGSATPTPMTSHSCGPLSGIADVPGDKSISHRSLILGAMAVGETRISGLLEGEDVLDTAKAMQAFGAKVTNHGDGHWSVHGVGVGGFAEPDNVIDCGNSGTGVRLIMGAMATCPISVTFTGDASLNKRPMARVTDPLALFGAQSVGRSGGRLPMTIVGAADPVPVRYEVPVPSAQVKSAVLLAGLNAPGKTVVVEQEATRDHSERMLAGFGAEITVEDTDEGRVITLTGRPELKPQVIEVPRDPSSAAFPVCAALIVPGSDVLVPGIGLNPTRAGLFTTLRDMGADLTYENERIEGGEPVADLRARYSPNMKGFVVPPERAASMIDEYPVLSVVAAHASGQTMMDGVKELRVKESDRIDAMAVGLRACGVTVDEGEDWWAVTGLGPEGVPGGAICESHLDHRIAMSFMVLGMAAQNPVTVDDGSPIATSFPIFTPLMTALGANLDTQT
- the rpsA gene encoding 30S ribosomal protein S1 produces the protein MADTTMEEFEALLQESFEMDTPEEGSVVKGKVLAIEAGQAIIDVGYKMEGRVDLKEFANPGEAPEIAVGDEVEVYLRAAENARGEAVISREMARREEAWDRLEKAYADDQRVEGAIFGRVKGGFTVDLGGAVAFLPGSQVDVRPVRDAGPLMGLKQPFQILKMDRRRGNIVVSRRAILEESRAEQRAEVIGNLSEGQAVDGVVKNITEYGAFVDLGGVDGLLHVTDMAWRRVNHPSEILAIGETVKVQVIKINKETHRISLGMKQLQEDPWDLVGAKYPLESVHKGRVTNITDYGAFVELEPGVEGLVHVSEMSWTKKNVHPGKIVSTSQEVDVMVLEIDGSKRRVSLGLKQTMRNPWEVFAETHPEGTQVEGEVKNITEFGLFVGLDGDIDGMVHLSDLSWDERGEDAIQNYRKGDMVSAVVSEVDVDKERISLSIKAVGGDKFAEAVGGVKRGSIVTVNVTAIEDGGIEVEYEGMKSFIRRSDLSRDRAEQRPERFSVGDKVDVRVTNVDGKTRRLGLSIKAREIAEEKEAVEQYGSSDSGASLGDILGAALKTGD
- a CDS encoding ATP-dependent Clp protease proteolytic subunit, producing the protein MHLFLTFFALLVGTLAGSLDTQARDFNNGKFMVAGHTLIYNSDLAVVGDNDEVANEDIDTLLTLLRANPDISVLELNSEGGSVYAAMEMARIVIDFGLDTIVSGECFSSCVTIFLGGAKRQMMLGSKIGFHQTAWPPAAIAEYYGEWRESEGWETPFDFAAWVYADTQTEVFEDLTYMIERGVDPEFAIRTKGIRNSDFWYPSRLELTNAGVLRD